Part of the Cytobacillus sp. IB215665 genome, GCAGGTGTACTTGGATCTTCTGGTTCAGTTATATCACCAGGTTGATCACTTTCATCGTTTTCTGGATCATTCTCACCGTCACCAGGGTCCTCACCATCACCAGGTTGATCGTTTTCCTCATCACCAGGGTTCTCACCGTCACCAGGTTGATCGTTATCTTCGCTACCAGGATCTTCGCCTTCGCCCTCGCCAGGTTGATCATTATCATCGTTTCCTGGATCATTCTCACCGTCACCAGGGTCCTCACCGTCACCAGGTTGGTCATTGTCCCCGTTGTTAGGGTCTTCAATATCATCAGGTTCTTCTTGCCAATCACCATTAATGACTTTATTAGACTCAGCAGATTCTCTTCCAAATATATCAACCGCAGTCACGTAATAAGCACTATCTGTATTACCTACTGTAAATTCTAAATCTTCACCAACAGGTACCATGCCTATTTCAGAAACATTCTCCCCATAATTGGATATTTCGTACACTCGATATCCAATAACAGTTTGTTGATAATGAGCAGGCCATGTGATAGAGTTTCCATTTAATTTAACACCGCCCATAGTATCAGGTAATTCTCCTGTATCTTCTAATTCTTCTAATTCTGGAAAAATAATATTGCTCCATTTTTCATTATTTGGAATTAGTTGCTTAGCTACTTTTAAATCGGTAATGCCAATTTCTTCAAGGAATGCTTCAGTAAACATAAACCCTTCTTTAGTAAATTCTTCAGGGGTCGTTTCTATAGCTCGATATATTTTTTCACCAATTTCAACATAATTAGCTTTTTCTAAGCTATTGTCCTCTTTTGTAGGTACATATTTTGCGTTGAAAAGGTCTGTTTCAATAAGCCCAGCCTCTTCACATGCTTTTGAAGGCAATAGACCTGATGCAGCACAATAAGATCGACTAATGATTCCACCAGGCATTTTAAACCTTTCTTCAGGAGCAATTAGTTCAGGTCTAATAGTATAAGCGGCATTCATTAAATCTGCCCACAAATATATGTTTCTTTGGCCATATGTTGGCCCTGATGTCGTTTTTACTGATTTTGGTGTGTCATACCCGTTCCAAACACCAAAGGTTACATTTGGGTTTGTTGCAACAAACCATGCATCTTTAAAATCTTGTGATGTACCAGTTTTTCCTGCCCAATCAGCCTTGAAATCAAGTCTGCCTGGGAGCGATGCAGCTGTTCCACCGCTAATGACATCTCTCATCATGTCAATCATTAAGTAAGATGTTTGCGGGCTGAATACTTCAACAGCTTCACTTTCATGCTCATAAATAATCTCACCGTCATTTGTTTCAATTCGTTCAATCATATAAGCATCGACAAATTGTCCATCGTTTGCAAATGTAGCATAAGCATTAACATTTTCTTCAACAGTTACCCCATATGCTAAGCCACCAATAGCCGTTGATAAATTTGTATGATCTTCTTTTGTTAAGCTTGTGTATCCCATTTTTTCCAAAAATGAAGCAGGTTTTTGATCAATAACGGACATATATGAACGAATAGCTGGAATATTATATGATTTTTGCAAAGCGTACCGGACAGATGTTAGACCGTGTGTTCTACCATCATAGTTACCAGGTTGGTACATTTCTCCACCTGCTTGTACCTTTAGTTCAACATCTGCTAAAATTGCCCCTGGTTGTACCTTACCTAGCTCCATTGCAGGACCGTAAGCTAACAAAGGCTTCATCGTAGAACCATTTGAGCGTTCTGCATTCGTAGCATGGTTCAGCTGTTCTCGATTATGATCTCGTCCACCTACAAAGCTGATGATCTTACCAGTTGTATTCTCGATTAGTACAGCTCCAGCTTCAATAGGTTCCATCACTTGAATCATTTCCCCAGTCTCAGGATCTTCTTTTTCTTCTGGCTTGTCAGGTGCGAAATATTCAAAGTTTTGTACTACAGTTTGCATTTCGTCATAGATCTCTTTATCAATTGTCGTATGGATTTTATAGCCATTTTGTCGTAAATTTTTACTCGCACGATTTATATAATCGTTGTATAGATCGTCGTTTTCAGCTAAATCCGTCACTTCGTATCCGTCGTTTTCAGCTAATATCTCAGCTAATATTTTCTCTGCACGATCCTCAATCTCAAAAGTAAGCCAAGGATAATTATCTATTGGAGATGCCTTAGGTGGTGCAAAATCTGCTGTTATATCGTAATTTAATGCAGATTCATATTCTTCTGTTGTAATAAACTCAGCTTGCAGCATACGGCTAAGTACAGTATGCATTCTATTCATAGATGATTCTAAATCCTCTTTTATCTCACCTTTATTTGTAAATGGCGTATAGCTAAAACTTTGAAATAAACCAGCAATAAATGCGCTTTGAGGTATGTTTAAATCTTTAGCATTAACATCAAAAATACCTTGAGCAGCTGTTTGGATACCAGCTATGTTTCTACCTGAAGAATTTCTTCCGAGAGTAGAAACATTTAAGTAAGCTTCAAGAATTTCATCTTTATCAAAAGATTGCTCAAGTCGCAGAGCAAGTAACATTTCCTTTGCCTTCCGTTCGAAAGATACTTCGTTTGAAAGTATTTGGTTTTTAATTAACTGCTGAGTAAGAGTACTACCACCAGTTCTTACAGATGAATTTGTAACTTCTTGGAAAAGGGCACGCATGATTGCTTTTGGAACAATTCCACTATGATCCCAAAAAAACTCATCCTCTGTTGCAACGACAGCATTTATTAGGTGCTGAGAAACATCTTCTATACTAACTTCTTCACGATCAAGGTCGGAACGAAGCTTACCTAAATAAACATTATCATCAAAATATAATTCAGTCGTTTCTTCATAATTATAGATGTCTTTTTTCATACTATCATAAGAGCGGATTGGTTCATCCTTTACTAACGACGCGAAGTAGCCTGCACCAACACCACCAGCAAAAAAGAATCCTATTAATCCAATAATTATAAAGAGTAGGGTGATATTCCAAAATACACCGTAAGTAATTCTTGCGCCTTTAACAGCATCTTTGCTACTGAACATCCTTCGTACTTTTTGTAATCGATCTTGCCAATTAGATCTATTATCACTCATATTCAATATTTCCCCCCTGGGTACAATCAACTAAAAATCTCTATCTATTTTATAATTTTTAATCATTGAAGTTTTATTAAAAAGCTGCTTTCGAATTGGTTTTTGCTTTTCGTACTAAGATTTAATTACATAATAATCTAGTCTTCGTGGCATCTTTTCTACTTTAAAATAATGGCTAGGATAAAACCATAACTTTTGGTAACAATAGCATCAATGTTTACGAAAAGAGCCTAATAAAAAGCTCTCTCTAAAAAGATTGTAGTTATTGTTTAACAACAAATTGATTTCATTCAGTTATTATTTTATTGGAGAAAAGTTACCTTGTATGCCAGTTTTATACGTATTTATTTCTTAGCCACAATAAATAACAATTAACTGGAAAACCACCTTATAAAAAGACAAAATCATTACAATTATAGCATAAGTCATTTTCCTTGTTCTAAAATATTTTTGTTTCCAAATTTTAAATGTAAATTGTAAGAGATGGCTTAAGGCCTATTAATTAAATATCATTTTTGGCATGGAAGATTTGAACAACAAATCGTTAAATTTGTAGAAATTAATTCATAATAATTAAATGTGTTCTTGACATTTATGATGCTAATATGATAAAAATATTCTTAATTCAAATACATGAATGCAATGATAGGAATTAGTAGTGAAATATCTCCCTGTAAAAATGGTTGTTAGGTCAATTTAACAACTTTACCTAGAGAGCTGGTGTTTGGTGGGAACCAGTACAAAGATATGCATGAATTACCTCCTAGAGCATCTTTTGTGAACGGTTAGTTGACTAAGTAGCAAAGGACGGTTTTACCGTTATCTTTTTAAGCCGGAGGATATATTCCTCAAGTAGGGTGGTACCGCGAATACACTCGTCCCTTCATTTTTTAGGGGCGAGTTTTTTATTTGTCTAGCTTAAGGCTTCGTCGGCTTTAGGTCATAAGCCGATCTATAATAATGTTAACAAGCGACCTTCTTGTTAGGTTGTCTGAAGCGCGTCTCGGGAGTTGATCAGATTACAACATTATCCATAGGACGTTGGCATAGTGAGGCACCTTGCGTTGTCTAATTTAACGAAAAGGAGATGATCTGTATGAATCTAATAGAGGATTTGCAGTTCAGAGGATTAATTAATCAAATTACTGATGAAGATGGGTTAAAGCAGCACTTAAATGAAGAGACAGTGAAGTTGTATTGTGGTTTTGATCCGACAGCAGATAGCTTACACATCGGAAACTTATTACCTATATTGGTGTTAAAGAGATTTCAATTAGCTGGCCACCAACCGATTGCACTTGTCGGTGGCGGAACAGGATTAATTGGTGACCCAAGTGGCAGGAGTAGTGAAAGGTCATTAAATACAGAAGATGTTGTCATTGAATGGTCAAACCGTATAAAACAACAGCTATCTCGTTTTCTAGATTTTGAAAGTGGAGAGAATAAAGCACTTTTAGCAAATAATTTTGACTGGATTGGCAAGCTAGATGTTGTATCGTTTTTACGGGATGTAGGTAAAAATTTTGGAATAAATTATATGCTCGCAAAAGATTCAGTTCAATCAAGAATTGAGTCTGGGATTTCATTTACAGAATTCAGCTATATGATATTACAATCATTAGACTTTTTACATTTATATAAAGAACAAAATTGTAAATTACAAATTGGTGGTAGTGACCAATGGGGAAATATTACTGCAGGCTTAGAATTAATTAGAAAATCTTCTGATGAAGAAGAAAAAGCATTTGGTTTAACTATTCCTCTTGTTACGAAAGCAGACGGAACAAAGTTTGGCAAAACCGCTGGTGGAGCGATATGGTTAGATAAGGAAAAAACTTCTCCTTATGAATTTTATCAGTTTTGGATTAACTCTGATGATAGAGATGTTATTAATTTCCTGAAGTATTTTACATTTTTATCAAAAAATCAAATCGAACAATTAGAGCAAGAATTACGAGACGCACCGGAACAAAGAACGGCTCATAAGGCACTTGCTGAAGAAGTGACTAAGTTAGTTCATGGAGAAGAAGCGTTAAATCAAGCGATTAAAATATCAAGTGCGCTTTTCAATGGAGAAATATCATCTTTAACAGCTGAAGAAATAAAACAAGGATTTAAAGATGTGCCTTCATATGATTTTGAAGGTGAAGCTGAGGTTGGTTTAGTTGATTTATTAGTAATGAGTAAAATATCTCCATCGAAGCGTCAGGCAAGAGAAGATATAAAAAATGGAGCAATATATATTAATGGTGAACGAACACAAGAAATTGATCGTGTCATAACTAACACGGATAGAATCGAAGGCCAATTCACTGTTATTCGCCGAGGTAAGAAAAAATACTTCCTAATCAAGTATTAATAGCAAAGCGCAGCTGACAAGGTGCTCATTTTATAAATCACAACAAAGATAAAATATATTAATTAACATAATAAAAACCCTAGAAAATCTTCTCTAGGGTTTTTGCTCTTATTAACGAGAGTAGAAATCAATACGATTAAAAAGCCTATTAACACTAATATTTTTGAGAAAACCTAGTTAGAGGTTTAAAAGCCTGCTCAAACGCTTGAACAGATTCTTATTCTATGTCCTTGAAAGAATGACTATAGATGTCCAAAATCATTTGTGGAGTGTTACCTAAACGGGCAGGCATACTTTCACAGGAATTCGCTGACTAATTAAAATTGTTGCATGAGAATGTCTTAAACATGTGGTGTTATCTTAAAAGGTTCTTTATTGACCTTATGATGGAAAATCCATTTTAGAGAGACTAGAAGTTTGATAGTGAATAGGTTAATTAATGCGCTCAATATGTATCGTATTGATGTTATTATAATCATTAATAAACAACAAAAAATCAAAAAAATAAGTATCAGCTGGGTGTTAAATTACCACTGTAAGGTAGGGGATAAAAATGGAGATATTAATAATAAGACATGGTGAATCAGAAGCAGATATTCTTAATGTACATGAAGGAAGAGCTGATTTCTCATTAACACAAAAAGGAACAATTCAAGCGAAATCTTTAGCTTCACATTTAGTTGAAAATTTTGGGGAATTTGATGTAATTTGGACAAGCACATTAAAAAGGGCTTCTGAAACAGCAAAGATTTTGGGAGCGAAATTAAAATGTAATATTACTTATAGTGACGGCCTTAGAGAGAGGAACAATGGAATTTTAGCTGGGCAGCCTATTACAAAAGAAAACATGAATTCTCACTATGACTTAAAACCATTTGAGAGTATTCTAGAAGGAGAAACAGATATAGAGTTTAGAGCAAGAGCAGAAACTATCCTATTACAAATATTAGATGAACATAAAGATTCTAACAGAATTATTATATTGTCACATGGTGGTATGATTGAAAAATTGATACATGTTTTATTAAAATTACCTCCTGTTCCTAATTGTTTTATTCATACTCAAGATACAGGAGTACATTTAATTGAGTATAACTCATCTAATATTGTAATAAATTATTTTAATAATACAGATCATTTGAGTCAATTAGCTTCCCAAAAAATCTCCTCTAAATAACTTGAGGAGAATACATTATTCTACAAAGTAAAAAACAAACAAAAAACCCTAGAAACTTTAATAAACCAAGGTTTCTAGGGTTTTTACCATCGCTAGATATAAAGCGAATTAATTAACGAGAGTAGAACTCAACGATTAATGATTCGTTAATTTCAGCTGGTAATTCAGAACGTTCAGGTAAACGAGTGAATGTACCTTCTAGGTTATCAGCATTGAAGTTTACGTACTCAGGTACGAAGTTTGTAGCTTCAATAGCTTCTTTAATAATGTCAAGATTACGAGATTTCTCACGAACAGAAATCGTTTGACCAGGTTTAACTTTATATGAAGGAATGTCTACTCGACCTCCATCAACTACAATATGACCATGGTTAACTAATTGACGTGCTTGACGACGAGTACGAGCTAATCCTAAGCGATATACTAAGTTATCAAGACGAGATTCTAAAAGAACCATAAAGTTTTCACCATGTTTACCAGTCATTTTACCAGCTGCATCAAACAAGTTACGGAATTGACGTTCGTTTACACCGTACATGTGACGAAGCTTTTGTTTTTCTTGTAACTGTAAACCATATTCAGAAAGTTTTTTACGTTGACCTGGGCCATGTTGACCTGGTGCATAAGGGCGTTTCTCTAATTCTTTTCCCGTTCCACTTAGTGAAATACCAAGACGACGAGATAATTTCCATGCTGGACCTGTATAACGAGCCATGATGACTCCTCCTTCAATGTTTTTATTTTGTATAAAATAAAAACAGACGTAATGTATTTCATTCAGCCCATTTTGTTTTTCATGTATCCTCGCTCTAGCAGCAGAGAGTTACACGATACACCTCCAATAGAGAGGAACAAACTGAGAACTCAATGTACATCACATAAGCTGCGATATTTTACACAACGAACATTATATGTTTTTTCTTCATGAAAGTCAAGGAGGTTATAATAAGATTGTACATATACAGATAATTATTGGGATAAAAGTACTGTCATGGGACAAATAGACTATAAAATTTAAAAAAATTAGGAAAAATTAATGATTTTAAGATATAATGTTGATTACACAGAATTATTTAAACTTTCCATAGATATGAACCAAACCTTAATAAACGGGTGATAAAATGGAACTAGTGGAAGAGCAAATATATACACGTATTAAAGCAGAATTGTTCGATCTGTTATTAATTGATGACAATCATAGTAATTATCATCATATACCATCGGAGTTAACCTACCTAATTAAAACTAATTTACAAGCTTTAGAAGTTAGTTTGTTTTTATATAACCACGAAATCGATCGTTTTTTTCTAGAAGCTTCAACAATGACAAGTGTTGTTGAGGAGTTAGATCAGTTCTTCATTTCATCTGAAAAAATCTTACCACAACTTCTCAATAAGATTATTATAAGACAGCCACTAGATGTACTTGATCAATTAGGAGATTCTTCTGTAACGATTCCTTTTTCTACTTTAATAGAAGAAAATGGTTTTTTATTAATAAAACAGAGTAATGTCGATGAGTATAGTAATCAATTTTTACAGAAAATAGGAAGAGAGTGCGAAAAATTTGTTAATCAAGTGAGGAAGTTCACAAATATCATTAATGAGGAAAAACGATATGAACAACTGAATCAAATAACAGCAAAGTTTCATTCCTCTATGTCAATCGACAGCGTTTTAGAGGAAATAATTGAGACACTAGAAGATATTTATCCATTATTTACACATCATTTACTTCTTTCACATGACAACAACAATCAGAATCACATGCAAATTAAAGATTTGAATTATGATGATAACCATATTCATGGGTTCGCAATGAAAGCATATGTCAATGGTGAAGTGTTTTTTGAACAATCTGTGAAGGAAAAACAATCGATCTTGTATGCTCCTCTTATGGGTAAGCAAGGTGTGTACGGAGTGTTACAAGTAACAGCACATGATAGTATCGTTTTTCCTAAACGTGAAGTAGATTTTATTATATTGCTTGCAAATACTGCAGGTAGCGCGATAGAGAATGCACAATTGTATCAACAATCGAAACGATTGATTGCTGATTTACAGCTAATAAATGCTACTTCACATACATTAAATTCTA contains:
- a CDS encoding diguanylate cyclase domain-containing protein; protein product: MELVEEQIYTRIKAELFDLLLIDDNHSNYHHIPSELTYLIKTNLQALEVSLFLYNHEIDRFFLEASTMTSVVEELDQFFISSEKILPQLLNKIIIRQPLDVLDQLGDSSVTIPFSTLIEENGFLLIKQSNVDEYSNQFLQKIGRECEKFVNQVRKFTNIINEEKRYEQLNQITAKFHSSMSIDSVLEEIIETLEDIYPLFTHHLLLSHDNNNQNHMQIKDLNYDDNHIHGFAMKAYVNGEVFFEQSVKEKQSILYAPLMGKQGVYGVLQVTAHDSIVFPKREVDFIILLANTAGSAIENAQLYQQSKRLIADLQLINATSHTLNSNLRLREIMAFMTDQMINSFNAQEVGFVLIDDNNQLAVLPGSTSFFETKDCEEYIHFIHKKIKGEMDSIFIGELQAEHVMNAIYRSLMSVPMVHSEELKGFALVLHRQPHHFTFEYFKLMQSLIHHSTLAFSNSMLREELEKLVITDHLTKLYSRKYLDEKILYSLSEDHQGTLLLIDIDNFKEVNDTYGHQVGDDILIQVADIIKMHIREKDIGARWGGEEFAIYLPTVDCKIGKEVAKRLIKKIENGTNPTITISCGLSYWGNDYKSSLNDLIFHADKALYKAKGSGKNQLVTYNVEK
- the tyrS gene encoding tyrosine--tRNA ligase, with the protein product MNLIEDLQFRGLINQITDEDGLKQHLNEETVKLYCGFDPTADSLHIGNLLPILVLKRFQLAGHQPIALVGGGTGLIGDPSGRSSERSLNTEDVVIEWSNRIKQQLSRFLDFESGENKALLANNFDWIGKLDVVSFLRDVGKNFGINYMLAKDSVQSRIESGISFTEFSYMILQSLDFLHLYKEQNCKLQIGGSDQWGNITAGLELIRKSSDEEEKAFGLTIPLVTKADGTKFGKTAGGAIWLDKEKTSPYEFYQFWINSDDRDVINFLKYFTFLSKNQIEQLEQELRDAPEQRTAHKALAEEVTKLVHGEEALNQAIKISSALFNGEISSLTAEEIKQGFKDVPSYDFEGEAEVGLVDLLVMSKISPSKRQAREDIKNGAIYINGERTQEIDRVITNTDRIEGQFTVIRRGKKKYFLIKY
- a CDS encoding transglycosylase domain-containing protein, whose translation is MSDNRSNWQDRLQKVRRMFSSKDAVKGARITYGVFWNITLLFIIIGLIGFFFAGGVGAGYFASLVKDEPIRSYDSMKKDIYNYEETTELYFDDNVYLGKLRSDLDREEVSIEDVSQHLINAVVATEDEFFWDHSGIVPKAIMRALFQEVTNSSVRTGGSTLTQQLIKNQILSNEVSFERKAKEMLLALRLEQSFDKDEILEAYLNVSTLGRNSSGRNIAGIQTAAQGIFDVNAKDLNIPQSAFIAGLFQSFSYTPFTNKGEIKEDLESSMNRMHTVLSRMLQAEFITTEEYESALNYDITADFAPPKASPIDNYPWLTFEIEDRAEKILAEILAENDGYEVTDLAENDDLYNDYINRASKNLRQNGYKIHTTIDKEIYDEMQTVVQNFEYFAPDKPEEKEDPETGEMIQVMEPIEAGAVLIENTTGKIISFVGGRDHNREQLNHATNAERSNGSTMKPLLAYGPAMELGKVQPGAILADVELKVQAGGEMYQPGNYDGRTHGLTSVRYALQKSYNIPAIRSYMSVIDQKPASFLEKMGYTSLTKEDHTNLSTAIGGLAYGVTVEENVNAYATFANDGQFVDAYMIERIETNDGEIIYEHESEAVEVFSPQTSYLMIDMMRDVISGGTAASLPGRLDFKADWAGKTGTSQDFKDAWFVATNPNVTFGVWNGYDTPKSVKTTSGPTYGQRNIYLWADLMNAAYTIRPELIAPEERFKMPGGIISRSYCAASGLLPSKACEEAGLIETDLFNAKYVPTKEDNSLEKANYVEIGEKIYRAIETTPEEFTKEGFMFTEAFLEEIGITDLKVAKQLIPNNEKWSNIIFPELEELEDTGELPDTMGGVKLNGNSITWPAHYQQTVIGYRVYEISNYGENVSEIGMVPVGEDLEFTVGNTDSAYYVTAVDIFGRESAESNKVINGDWQEEPDDIEDPNNGDNDQPGDGEDPGDGENDPGNDDNDQPGEGEGEDPGSEDNDQPGDGENPGDEENDQPGDGEDPGDGENDPENDESDQPGDITEPEDPSTPADPSNP
- a CDS encoding histidine phosphatase family protein; its protein translation is MEILIIRHGESEADILNVHEGRADFSLTQKGTIQAKSLASHLVENFGEFDVIWTSTLKRASETAKILGAKLKCNITYSDGLRERNNGILAGQPITKENMNSHYDLKPFESILEGETDIEFRARAETILLQILDEHKDSNRIIILSHGGMIEKLIHVLLKLPPVPNCFIHTQDTGVHLIEYNSSNIVINYFNNTDHLSQLASQKISSK
- the rpsD gene encoding 30S ribosomal protein S4; translation: MARYTGPAWKLSRRLGISLSGTGKELEKRPYAPGQHGPGQRKKLSEYGLQLQEKQKLRHMYGVNERQFRNLFDAAGKMTGKHGENFMVLLESRLDNLVYRLGLARTRRQARQLVNHGHIVVDGGRVDIPSYKVKPGQTISVREKSRNLDIIKEAIEATNFVPEYVNFNADNLEGTFTRLPERSELPAEINESLIVEFYSR